The following are encoded together in the Syngnathus typhle isolate RoL2023-S1 ecotype Sweden linkage group LG5, RoL_Styp_1.0, whole genome shotgun sequence genome:
- the zbtb34 gene encoding zinc finger and BTB domain-containing protein 34 isoform X2 produces MVTLWVENKLDPATSLIWCVVDKLEKHIQEMDDGSYIEFDVPEFSNTVLTQLNELRLQGKLCDIIVHIQGQPFRAHKAVLAASSPYFRDHSALSTMSGLSISVIKSPEVFEQLLAFCYTGHMSLQLKDIISFLTAASFLQMQVIIDKCTQILESIHSKISLPVSSPEKDDSQTSRNGVNDSNLFVNPTQISPPYYSRQSHAGNEARLDLGGKGLGRGRLQQEEGQSDRGSTDSVSEHDAPMEGEMEQVELIGKDGQVTDVHVKVEKTERPTYSDSSSAGDDGYHTELVDGEQVLAVSVGSYGPVIQSAAYSYSGLASPCFVNLSSSSPSRSILSGFRGGRARAKRPLGIPAAVLSHIKQGADDSEPAVGPTMLENDVRERSLRSQWYPYNERLICVYCGKTFNQKGSLDRHMRLHMGITPFVCKFCGKKYTRKDQLEYHIRGHTDNKPFHCQICGKCFPFQGTLNQHLRKKHMGASEGSNHMDSPERTEGSSGQKDQDDTAEGIAYEAQYAEEAPASEMEESSKCSPEEAQASRCDY; encoded by the exons ACTTTGTGGGTTGAGAACAAACTGGATCCCGCCACGTCTTTAATATGGTGC GTGGTTGACAAACTGGAGAAGCATATTCAAGAAATGGACGACGGCAGCTACATCGAGTTTGATGTGCCGGAGTTCAGCAACACTGTCCTGACCCAGCTCAATGAGTTGCGACTACAGGGCAAGTTATGTGACATCATTGTCCACATTCAGGGTCAGCCATTCCGCGCCCACAAGGCCGTTCTGGCAGCAAGCTCACCCTACTTTCGAGACCACTCAGCTCTCAGCACCATGAGTGGCCTTTCGATCTCGGTCATCAAAAGCCCTGAGGTGTTTGAGCAGCTTCTAGCATTCTGCTACACCGGCCATATGTCCCTGCAGCTCAAGGACATTATCAGTTTCCTCACTGCTGCCAGCTTTCTGCAGATGCAGGTCATTATTGACAAGTGTACGCAGATCCTCGAGAGCATCCACTCCAAAATAAGCCTCCCAGTTAGTAGCCCAGAGAAGGACGATTCGCAGACAAGTCGGAACGGGGTCAACGACAGCAACCTCTTTGTCAACCCCACGCAGATCTCCCCCCCTTACTACTCCCGTCAGAGTCATGCAGGAAACGAAGCACGCTTGGACCTTGGAGGAAAAGGCCTGGGTCGTGGGCGACTGCAGCAAGAGGAAGGCCAATCGGATCGTGGCAGCACCGACAGTGTGTCGGAGCATGATGCGCCCATGGAAggagaaatggagcaagtgGAACTTATTGGTAAAGACGGCCAAGTCACAGACGTGCATGTGAAAGTAGAGAAAACTGAGAGGCCTACCTACTCCGATAGTTCCTCAGCTGGCGATGATGGCTACCACACGGAGTTGGTGGATGGAGAGCAAGTTCTGGCTGTTAGTGTGGGTTCTTACGGTCCTGTTATCCAGTCGGCTGCCTATTCCTACTCAGGGCTCGCTTCCCCGTGCTTTGTTAACCTCAGCAGCTCCAGCCCGTCCCGTTCCATCCTCAGCGGCTTCAGAGGTGGAAGAGCCAGAGCAAAGCGCCCCCTGGGCATCCCAGCAGCGGTACTGAGTCACATCAAACAAGGTGCAGATGACAGCGAACCCGCTGTGGGACCCACAATGTTGGAGAACGACGTGCGAGAGCGCAGTCTGAGGAGTCAGTGGTACCCGTACAACGAAAGACTCATTTGCGTCTACTGCGGTAAGACCTTCAATCAGAAAGGGAGCCTCGACCGTCACATGCGCCTGCATATGGGCATCACCCCGTTTGTTTGTAAGTTCTGTGGCAAGAAGTACACAAGGAAAGACCAACTGGAGTACCACATCCGCGGCCACACGGACAACAAGCCGTTCCACTGCCAGATCTGTGGAAAATGCTTCCCGTTTCAGGGCACCCTTAACCAGCACCTGAGGAAGAAGCACATGGGAGCGTCCGAGGGCAGCAATCATATGGACTCTCCTGAGAGGACGGAGGGAAGCTCGGGTCAGAAGGACCAGGATGACACCGCTGAAGGGATAGCCTATGAGGCGCAATATGCAGAAGAGGCACCAGCCAGTGAAATGGAGGAGAGTTCCAAATGCAGTCCAGAAGAGGCTCAGGCATCCAGATGCGATTATTAA
- the zbtb34 gene encoding zinc finger and BTB domain-containing protein 34 isoform X1, whose protein sequence is MQKLQQQLSDTSGLERGGGLAVAVSELKGNGQRLMAICSTVVDKLEKHIQEMDDGSYIEFDVPEFSNTVLTQLNELRLQGKLCDIIVHIQGQPFRAHKAVLAASSPYFRDHSALSTMSGLSISVIKSPEVFEQLLAFCYTGHMSLQLKDIISFLTAASFLQMQVIIDKCTQILESIHSKISLPVSSPEKDDSQTSRNGVNDSNLFVNPTQISPPYYSRQSHAGNEARLDLGGKGLGRGRLQQEEGQSDRGSTDSVSEHDAPMEGEMEQVELIGKDGQVTDVHVKVEKTERPTYSDSSSAGDDGYHTELVDGEQVLAVSVGSYGPVIQSAAYSYSGLASPCFVNLSSSSPSRSILSGFRGGRARAKRPLGIPAAVLSHIKQGADDSEPAVGPTMLENDVRERSLRSQWYPYNERLICVYCGKTFNQKGSLDRHMRLHMGITPFVCKFCGKKYTRKDQLEYHIRGHTDNKPFHCQICGKCFPFQGTLNQHLRKKHMGASEGSNHMDSPERTEGSSGQKDQDDTAEGIAYEAQYAEEAPASEMEESSKCSPEEAQASRCDY, encoded by the exons ATGCAAAAATTGCAGCAGCAACTGTCTGACACATCTGGACTGGAGAGGGGGGGAGGCCTGGCTGTGGCTGTTAGCGAACTGAAGGGGAATGGACAACGTTTAATGGCAATCTGCAGCACG GTGGTTGACAAACTGGAGAAGCATATTCAAGAAATGGACGACGGCAGCTACATCGAGTTTGATGTGCCGGAGTTCAGCAACACTGTCCTGACCCAGCTCAATGAGTTGCGACTACAGGGCAAGTTATGTGACATCATTGTCCACATTCAGGGTCAGCCATTCCGCGCCCACAAGGCCGTTCTGGCAGCAAGCTCACCCTACTTTCGAGACCACTCAGCTCTCAGCACCATGAGTGGCCTTTCGATCTCGGTCATCAAAAGCCCTGAGGTGTTTGAGCAGCTTCTAGCATTCTGCTACACCGGCCATATGTCCCTGCAGCTCAAGGACATTATCAGTTTCCTCACTGCTGCCAGCTTTCTGCAGATGCAGGTCATTATTGACAAGTGTACGCAGATCCTCGAGAGCATCCACTCCAAAATAAGCCTCCCAGTTAGTAGCCCAGAGAAGGACGATTCGCAGACAAGTCGGAACGGGGTCAACGACAGCAACCTCTTTGTCAACCCCACGCAGATCTCCCCCCCTTACTACTCCCGTCAGAGTCATGCAGGAAACGAAGCACGCTTGGACCTTGGAGGAAAAGGCCTGGGTCGTGGGCGACTGCAGCAAGAGGAAGGCCAATCGGATCGTGGCAGCACCGACAGTGTGTCGGAGCATGATGCGCCCATGGAAggagaaatggagcaagtgGAACTTATTGGTAAAGACGGCCAAGTCACAGACGTGCATGTGAAAGTAGAGAAAACTGAGAGGCCTACCTACTCCGATAGTTCCTCAGCTGGCGATGATGGCTACCACACGGAGTTGGTGGATGGAGAGCAAGTTCTGGCTGTTAGTGTGGGTTCTTACGGTCCTGTTATCCAGTCGGCTGCCTATTCCTACTCAGGGCTCGCTTCCCCGTGCTTTGTTAACCTCAGCAGCTCCAGCCCGTCCCGTTCCATCCTCAGCGGCTTCAGAGGTGGAAGAGCCAGAGCAAAGCGCCCCCTGGGCATCCCAGCAGCGGTACTGAGTCACATCAAACAAGGTGCAGATGACAGCGAACCCGCTGTGGGACCCACAATGTTGGAGAACGACGTGCGAGAGCGCAGTCTGAGGAGTCAGTGGTACCCGTACAACGAAAGACTCATTTGCGTCTACTGCGGTAAGACCTTCAATCAGAAAGGGAGCCTCGACCGTCACATGCGCCTGCATATGGGCATCACCCCGTTTGTTTGTAAGTTCTGTGGCAAGAAGTACACAAGGAAAGACCAACTGGAGTACCACATCCGCGGCCACACGGACAACAAGCCGTTCCACTGCCAGATCTGTGGAAAATGCTTCCCGTTTCAGGGCACCCTTAACCAGCACCTGAGGAAGAAGCACATGGGAGCGTCCGAGGGCAGCAATCATATGGACTCTCCTGAGAGGACGGAGGGAAGCTCGGGTCAGAAGGACCAGGATGACACCGCTGAAGGGATAGCCTATGAGGCGCAATATGCAGAAGAGGCACCAGCCAGTGAAATGGAGGAGAGTTCCAAATGCAGTCCAGAAGAGGCTCAGGCATCCAGATGCGATTATTAA